From the Stegostoma tigrinum isolate sSteTig4 unplaced genomic scaffold, sSteTig4.hap1 scaffold_300, whole genome shotgun sequence genome, the window GAAATCAGGAACTCCCACATGCTGCAGTTGTGGCACATCACCtcgcctgaagggtctaggcccaatatGTCAGccatcctgttcctctgatgctgcttggcctgctgtgttcatccagctctgcaccttgttatcacagattcgccagcatctgcagttcctcctgtctCAGAAAGCTCTCCTTACTATGTATACACCTTCCCAGCATAGGATCAGGATGGGGTTAGATTCATTAAAAAAATatatacagtcacacacacatccatTAATGCAGCCACCTCATAAATACTGTCACATGCATTGATCAATACACTCACACAATAATGATTACAGTTTCACACATGCACAGCTGTGCACTCATTCACACATCAGCGCACATACAAACAGTCTCCCACTCATTAAAACTGTTTCATTCATACATACTGTCAGGCACTCATAAATGCAGTCTCACACTCTAAATACAGTCACACATGCCCATTAATGCAATCACACATACAGTTACTAATATGGCCGCACATAAATAGTCTTGCTGattaaaactgtgacaaacactcaTAATACGCCACATCATTAATTCTATAATACAGTCGCAGACACTCATGAGTGCAGTCACAGATGCTCATTCAGTCACACAGGAATGAGTACAGTTCCACACAACAATAAATGCAATTGCACACATTCATTAATACAGTCAAATGCACACATGCTCATTAATACAGTCTAACATTCATAAATACAGTTGCACACCTTCATACAGTTGCTTGTGCTTGCAATTAGTCATACTAATAAATACTGTCGCTCATTAGAGTCACACAACTTCATTAATGCAGAACATATAACATTAGTACAAATTAGTACACAGCAGCACAAACTCAAATACAGTCTCATACCCAAATAAAGCCACTCACACACCTTTACATGTCATGAATACATTCACACAGGCTCATAACTGGTCTCAGGCTCATAATTACAGTGTTTCGTACTCATTACAGCCAAACACATTCATACATAGTCACACATTATGACAGCAGTCACTCATTGGTAAACAgccaaacatacacaaacacagtcacatacacattAATATGTTTGCATACACTTATTTATACAGTCACACGCACTCGCAGATACAGGCCTCACATTcacgttgtctacatggatttcagtaaggcactTCACAAGATGCTGCTTTAGTGACCATGTAGATATGGGaagatattttatgaataaagtatcaCTCTGAAATTATGAAAGAATTGGAAAggtcatggcagactggtcaaaaaaGTAAAAGTCTCTGGGATACAGGATAACGtgtcaaattggatccaaagttggctCAGTAACAGGAAGGAACAAGCTGCCCTTGTGAATGGAATACTGTTTCAAGGGATGTTCTACGGGGCTTGCTgttgggacccctgctgtttgttttatacattaacaatttggacttgaacacaggaaacacaattgggaaatttgcagtTGATGCAGAAGGCTGGTCATTTAGTGGATCGTGTTGAGGATAGCTGTCAGCTCTGAAATGGATTGGTGGGAAGGACAGAAAAGTGTCAGATGGATTTCAACTatgagaagtgtgaggtaatgcatttcggGAGGTTAATCAGTAAAAGGGAATACACATTAAATGGGAATACACAGAAAagtagatgaagtgagagatttTGGTGAACAAATGCCCAGGTCCCTAAAGGTAGCAGTACGggtagataaggttgtaaagaaatGGAATGCTGCCCTTCATTGGCAGAGGTATAAAATACAAAAACTGGAATATATGATTAAATTGTATGAGACACTTGTGAGACCACACTGCAGTGTTGTGTATAATTGTGGTCACCATGTCACAGGAAGCATGTAATTGTTCTGCACAGAGTGCGGAAAAGATTCACTAGAGTGTCGCCAGGGCTGGAGCAGTGCAGTTccaaggagagattggagagagCGAGGTTAATTTCCGTGGAACAGAGAAGTCTGAGGATTGTCATAATTGAGAGGGGTAGACGTATAGtagacaggaggaacctgtttcccttggcCAATGGTAATTGATTCAAGCGAactggcagaaggattagaggggacgtgagaaaaaatatttttatgcagGAATGCTGGGTGTCTGGAATTcgctgcctgagttggtggtggaggcagagacacTAAACTCTTTTAAAAGTACCTGGACTGCACTTGAAGTGCTATACACTGCAGGCCTAAGGGCTGTGTGCAGGAGGATGGGATTAGGAAGGACATCTGGGTgcctttgggtcagcatggacaagaagggccaaatagcccccTTCTCGACCACAACACTTCAACGGTTCTATGCTGTAAATATCTTTCAAGTCATTCAGCACGACAAGGAAATTCAACACTGCAAAAACAAATGATATGTCGGTGTCTGATTTCATGGGGACTTCACGAAATAAATGGGAAACCTTGAGTTCTGACTGCATGTGCCTCCATTTTAACTCCTGATGTGACACCATTATTCTAAAATGGAAGGGTTTTTTTGAGAAAAACAGATAACTATaagttgtttccacttgtgggagtgtctaggaccagagggcataatctcagaagaaGGGGCTGGACATTTTAGAcaaagatggggaggaatttcttctttgagagtctagtgaacctgtggaactctctACCACTGACAGATATAGAGGTTTGGTCATGaagtatattcagggctgagatagatttttaatcagttagggattcaaggattatgggaaaaggcaggaaagtgaagtggaGAATTATCaggtcattgaatggtggagcagactttgttggattgaatggccttcttctgcctCTATACCTTATGGTCACAGAGGCAGCCAGTCATTACAAGTTGTTAACAGCTAGAGGCATCACACAGCAAACAAGACACTTTCTGATCCAACACAATCGCACAGccactctctcacaaatacagaCTCATACACAAAGGCAAACAGAAAAACCGGCACGCTCAATTAAAGTCACTCAAACACAATATACACCATCACACGATACACAACAATACTCAGATGTAAATATAGTCTCACAAATACAATCATACAGACACACTCGTAACAAGTCTCACAGTCGAAAACAACTACGCACCCTCATAAATGCAGTCATGTGCATCGTCAACAGTCACATGTACATATGTACAATCTCACATATACAGAGGTGAACACGCACACTCGTAAATACAGACATGTTCATGCTGATGAATGCTATCACGGTTGTTCATACATACAGTCACAAAGGCACACTCATATACAAATGTAATCACATACACAGTCATAaatacactcactcaaacacacattcacacacacagacaaatacaTGTATAgcctggggggagggggtgcgacAGTAGGGCTGGGGGTGATAATATTTTAAAGACTTCAAccaaatcccctcttaacctgctaaattccagagaaaattGGCCTATTTTCTATGATCGCTGTTCATAACTTAATGCCTGAAGtccagatatcattcttgtaaatcaatgCTGTAGTCCCTCCAAGGTCAATATATCCTTCTGAAGGTATGGTGCACACAGCTGCTCACAGCActtcaagtggggtctaaccaaggttttgtgtaactgcagcataacgtctacatccttgtactccagtcctctagtgAGTGAagttccaacctgtttagcctttgctcatgagACAATCTCTCCACACCTGGGATCATCcgagtgaaacttctctgaactgcctccaatgaaatgatgtctttcctcaaataaagagaccaaaactgctcacattccTCCAGtagtggcctcaccagcaccttgtgcagTTTTAGTAAGATTTCCCTCTTCTTGTTCTCCAACCCCCTTGAACTAAGAGCCAATACTCCATGAcacttcctgattacctgctgcacacTGTGTGCTAACATTGTGTTTCCTGCACAAGTTCCCCCAAGACCAACGGCTTCCTGCTGCTtgtctccatttaagtaatattctgttcttttgttctcccttacaCAATgaccagcttcacattttcccatattccaCTCCATTTACCATTATTTGTGCACTCACTTAACTTCTCAATGTCTATCTGCAAACCATCTGTATCCCTCACACAATTTGCCTTTCCACCTTTTTGTCTGATAATTCGGCTCCAGTACCTTTGTGCCCCTCATTACAGTGAGCGGCCTCAAGTTTTTGTAGGAGAAGCCAGCATGGCCATTGGttgagctcagttggctggatagctggcttGCAATACAAAGCAATGCCAGCAGCAGAGGGTCAAATGTCACAACAGCTCATGTGAtcttgaaggactctccttctcaatctctccctttgcctgaagagtggtgaccctcaggttaaaccagcaccagttatctctctctaatgacagatcAAGACGATGATAAGTTTGCCTTGTCTGAACTGAACTGACTTTAATGTCGTTCattgtgcattttatttcattaaGTGCTGCACACGTTTACAACAAAAAAATTCACTGATTAATTTAATTATTCAATTTTATTCTTTAACAATTCCGTACCATCATACTCTATAAACAACAGTGTTCTGACATAGGTCGCTGCCTGAATTTCTATCCCCAAATGGTTTAAAGGGAAACTTTGAAAACACTGCAATCCTCACGTCCCTGTGGAGATTTCCAGAGAGTATAGATAACAGGCTTCAATAACTCACAGTTTAATTCAGTCAGATTGTTCATCGAGGCAGAGTATTGCAGTCAGAAAATGCACGGAATTATTCTCAGTGCCAACAAAATATATTACATGGTCCTGGCTGTCATTGGTGTTCCAGGTAAGTGAGATACCACTGAAACTCGAAGCATGCTGCCCTTGGATTTACTTTGGGACTGGCTCTGCCGACAGATTTTATGCAGATATTGGATCACTTTTATCATTTTATTTCGAAAGCATGTAAGGGTCTGAATAAACTCTGGAGTTTTGATTTACTGCCTCAGATCCAAGTGACGCTCTGATTGTAGTTTGCTTGATGTGTTTAGTGCAATGATGCAGATTCTAGAAGCAGTGATGCTTTGATACAGGCATTGGTGCTTTTAATCACTGCATTGACAGCACAGAAAGCTCTCATTTCCTTCTCCAAAAGaaaagatattttctgatcagaaacaaaagttgctggagaaactcgcaGGTTTTGGCGGCCACTGtagagagaaagtggagttaatgttcTGAGCCTGGTGACCCCTCTCCAGAACAGAATCTGTTGGAACAGAGCTGGTTTTGTTCTCACTTGCTTCATTGTCCCACTTCATCCTGATCTCCTGTCCACATTTCCCACCAGAATAGGACACCCAGATAACAAAGAGGTCCAGCTGCACTTTGTCCAATTTGTTGatcggggagagggtgggggtgtcCCTGCTCATGGTATGGTTTCTTGCTCTGACAAAAGTTTGGCCTCAGTCTCGACATCTCAGTTTGCACAGTTTTAAACCacctgctcctctctctctgagtctggcgtgactccctccctctcttttctTGGTCTACAATGCTATTGAACTGGACTCCACAAAAACGATCAGCAGTGTATTGGGCACGTTGTACTGCCTGACATTGACACGGGATGGAGGAAATCGGGTTTCCTGTTGCAATTGGAAATTTCACTTTGATACTTGACTCACAGCCGCTCCCCATGACCCTGGGATCCCTGTGGCTTTCCTCGTCAAATTGACAGTGACCTGGAGCAAAGTTCGCACCACACACTGACGTTACGTGAATAAATCATCCACATCTccgttgagataacaaagtgtggggctggatgaacacagcaggccaagcacatttaggagcacaaaagctgacttttcgggcctcaacccttcatcagaaacggtgaagggggagagagttctgaaataaatagggagaaagggggacgCAGATCAAATTTGGCAAGAGAATAAgttaggcggagaggagacagacaagttagaggggtgggtgtggagcctgtagaggtgagtgtaggtggggaggggataggtcagtccagggaggacggacaggtaaagggggcaggatgaggttaagaAGTAAGAAATGGAGgcacagcttgaggtgggaggaggggataggtgagaggaagaacaggtagggaggccgggacgagctgggctggttttgggatgcagttgcgggaggggaaattttgaagcttgtgaaatccacatttctgCCATTGGGCTGCGGgactcccaagcagaatatgagttgctgttcctccaaccttcgggtggcatcgttgtggcactgcatgaggcccaggatggacatgtcatctaagggatgggagggggagttgaaatggttcgcaactgggaggtgcagttgttaaaaaaatcaaacaacaTCCAGGACATGAACTGAGACCTCTCCCTTAAACTCTTTGTTTGCAAAACCTTGAAATGTACATGTCTGAGATAAACTGAGATCACACTTGTGATGCTTAACCATTTGTTCTCATTCAAAGACCATGTCTTTTTGGTACCAAAATACAGATATGATTGTGGAGACTCAGACAGTATGTTTGCTTCAAACTACTTCTGTCTATTTCCTTTCTCTCCACTATAGTTAATTTACTGGCAATCATGGTCCTGTCTCGTGGAAAGTGTGGCCTGTCTTCCTGCACAACTTgctacctggtggccatggcagcATCAGATCTGATGGTTCTCATCTCTGAGGTTGTACTGAGGCAGATCAATGCTTATTATTTTCCATTATCTTTCTTGGATATCACTCCTGTGTGCAGCATCATCTATGTCTTGTCAACAGCAGCCACCTCCTGCTCTGTATGGTTCACAGTCACTTTCAGCTTTGATCGATTTGTCACTATTTGCTGCCAGAAACTGAAAACTAAATATTGCACAAAGAGAAATGCAGTTGTAGTCCTATCAACAACCTGCACTGTAATGTGTTTAATGCATGTTCCTTTCTACTTTAGATATCAACCTTATACAATACTTTACAACTTACCATGGCTCTGTGTTTCAAAGCCGAGCTATTATAGTGATCCAAGCTGGGTGGGATTTAAATGGTTCAATACAATTTTTTATCCATTGCTGCCATTCATTCTAATTCTGCTGCTCAACGCTCTGACAGTCAGACATATTATAGTGGCCAGTCGAGTCCGTAAGGGACTGAGGGGTCAGAGCAAGGGAGAGAATCACAGTGACCCAGAGATGGCGAGCAGAAGGATGTCTATAATTTTACTCTTTACCATTTCTGGCAGCTTTATAATTTTGTGGTCGATATATGTGATAAATTTCATTTGCAAGATTATTCCTGGAATTTATGGCGTCGATGAAAATCATTCTTTCTATGTATTTGAACAAGTTGGAGTTATGTTAGTGAATTTAAGTTGCTGTACAAATGCATTTATTTATGGGGTGACACAATCCAAATTTAGATACCAGATAAAGAAAGCAATAAATTGTTCTTTTACATAAATCAGTATCGTCATTAACAAATAGAAGTGTTTTCAAATCATGGATAATGTATTAATATATTAAttcaacatttgaaaatgtctCCAGTAGCTTGACTGAGGGGTGGGTGAATGAGACGCTGCTGGGGAGGTTGTGTTGTGGGGTGCAGGTAGCGTTGTCGAGGATAAAGTAATTCTGACAtaacagaggccagtatcccgtcacTATGTCACACTTTATTTATGCAAATTTCGCATCGCTAACCTACAAATCTGCTCcaccctgaacaatatgggcaataaTATTAAATATTCTAACCCTTCTGTGTTTCCTAACAGTAAGACATGACCTGTACTAAGCACTGAAGTAATTCATGCTGGCATTTCGGGGGATGGATGGTGTCTCGTTACAGGATGATGAGAGGATAATCGAGGACCCAACAGGACATTTCTCTAAAtaaagataacatagtgtgaagctggatgaacacagcaggccaagcagcatctctggagcacaaaagctgacttttcgggcctcgacccttcatcagagaaggggatggggagtgggaactggaataaatcccacctacgtccgtgacaccacccacactctccacctcctccaggacttccaattccccggcccccaaaacctcattttcaccatggacgtccagtccctatacacctgcattcctcatgcagatggcctcaaggccctctgcttcttcctgtcccacaggcccaaccaatccccctccgccaacaccctcatccgtctagccgagctcatcctcaccctcaataacttctctttcgattcttcccacttcctacagactaagggggtggccacgggtacccgcatgggcccaagctatgcctgcctctttgtaggttacgtggatcagtccctcttccgcacctacacaggccccaaagcccacctcttcctccgttacattgatgactgtatcggcgccgcctcttgctccccagaggagctcgaacagttcatccacttcaccaacaccttccaccccaacctcaagttcacctgggccatctccaacacatccctcaccttcctggacctctcagtctccatctcaggtaaccagctagacaccgatgtccatttcaagcctaccgactcccacagctacctggaatacacctcctcccacccaccctcctgcaaaaattccatcccctattccca encodes:
- the LOC132208183 gene encoding probable G-protein coupled receptor 139, which encodes MHGIILSANKIYYMVLAVIGVPVNLLAIMVLSRGKCGLSSCTTCYLVAMAASDLMVLISEVVLRQINAYYFPLSFLDITPVCSIIYVLSTAATSCSVWFTVTFSFDRFVTICCQKLKTKYCTKRNAVVVLSTTCTVMCLMHVPFYFRYQPYTILYNLPWLCVSKPSYYSDPSWVGFKWFNTIFYPLLPFILILLLNALTVRHIIVASRVRKGLRGQSKGENHSDPEMASRRMSIILLFTISGSFIILWSIYVINFICKIIPGIYGVDENHSFYVFEQVGVMLVNLSCCTNAFIYGVTQSKFRYQIKKTALEYQLTAVRQLDAEKQQAQPFVLFFFCLFWTRLVTKTSLPVTAFSVRFKAKCSKGDKTVSNQSDASHQVSVQQLAFILQ